The window GAAAACGATTTCACTCGACGAGGAGGCCTATGAGCGGCTGAAAGCCCGAAAAAAAGAGGGTGAAAGCTTCAGTGAAACCGTCAAGCGCCTCGCTGGAGAACGGTCGTGGAACGAGGTCACGGGAATCCTCTCCGGGGACGAGGCGGCAGACCTCGAGGCCGCTATCGAAGAGGGACGAACGAAGTCCAGAGTGCGGAGTGACCGCCTCACAGTAGAGTTAGGCGAGGCCGTAGACGACAAGACGTCGGAATGATTCAGGACACATCGTTCATTATCGACTTACTTCGGGGCGATGAAAGCGCAAAACGACTTCTCAATATTGTCGAAAAAGAAGCGCGACCGCAAAAAGTGTCCTCTGTGACGGTTTTGGAGCTCTACGAGGGCGTTGCTCGGTCTCGAACACAGGAGACGAAGCGAGACCGCATTCTCGAGGTACGAGGGTGTCATAGAACGATTACCACACCAAAGAGCAGGGTGAATGCTGAGATGGTATGGCCTCAGCGACCCTGCAAGATGATCCTTCGGTAGAGTCGTTCTTCAATGTCGCGGAGACCGAGACGCTAGCGTTGTTCGAGCACCTCTCCTTCGAGTTTCTCGAAGAGTTCGACGTGTTCGCCCCGGCGCAGACGGGGCGAACACGAGAGCATGAACCACCAGAGTTGATGCGTGGCTTCCTCCACTGCTACTACAAGGACATCTACGGGATTCGTCCGGTTGAGCGAGAGCTTCGGAACACGGTTGTTTGGCTCAGCTGTGGGTTCGATCGACCGCCGTCCAGAGACGCGGTCGATCGCTTTCTCACCGACCTCGAACACGTCGTTGACGAGGTCTTTGGCCGACTCGTCGAGCA of the Halobiforma lacisalsi AJ5 genome contains:
- a CDS encoding antitoxin VapB family protein — protein: MATKTISLDEEAYERLKARKKEGESFSETVKRLAGERSWNEVTGILSGDEAADLEAAIEEGRTKSRVRSDRLTVELGEAVDDKTSE
- a CDS encoding PIN domain-containing protein, coding for MIQDTSFIIDLLRGDESAKRLLNIVEKEARPQKVSSVTVLELYEGVARSRTQETKRDRILEVRGCHRTITTPKSRVNAEMVWPQRPCKMILR